In a single window of the Branchiostoma floridae strain S238N-H82 chromosome 2, Bfl_VNyyK, whole genome shotgun sequence genome:
- the LOC118409103 gene encoding prokineticin receptor 2-like: protein MSASEEASIFKDRNLNISMGDFFLDFDMDVLIEAYRALLRTNDTDSSAAYRNLVRSTFDEDPPGSVDGAVVVIGILYSLIMLVCGIGNLLFLFVLLYYKQTRSTTNLLIGNLTLSDFLVAMICLPFNMDYHVIHSEQWLFGPAMCAVVNFLTFVSLYVSTHALLAIAIDRYFVVQDAQRRRLHVGWTSLVIWMVAVGFAVPSILYSDALPYPHSDKVYCGILWPISLQHVYKGYHIFLLIGEFLLPVVVMSVFYSFVVCKVWRREFPGQRNASHDRIQSRSRKKTFRLFALFVMFVLCWSPYHVYAVVRDFYFGTLIKISTSPNMFYMAQAIAMSNSLINTIVYVVFNDNITKYIKILPKDSWQSLQRMCRRRKRAQSREPSRRTRRLRSEDFHSGLHTTTSRNGSVRMTAVTNVTVETRADVTVTAL from the exons ATGAGTGCAAGCGAAGAAGCATCTATTTTCAAAGACAGAAACCTGAACATCTCTATGGGTGATTTCTTCCTCGACTTTGACATGGATGTCCTGATCGAGGCCTATCGAGCCTTGCTGCGCACCAACGACACGGACTCGTCGGCAGCCTATCGCAACTTAGTCCGTTCGACGTTTGATGAAGACCCGCCAGGTTCCGTGGACGGCGCGGTGGTGGTGATAGGGATTCTGTACAGCCTCATCATGCTCGTGTGTGGCATAGGCAACCTGCTGTTCCTCTTCGTGCTGCTCTACTACAAGCAGACCCGCAGCACGACCAATCTTCTCATAGGCAACCTGACTCTGTCGGACTTTCTGGTAGCCATGATATGTCTACCGTTTAACATGGACTACCATGTCATTCACAGTGAGCAGTGGCTCTTCGGACCGGCCATGTGTGCTGTGGTCAACTTCTTGACCTTCGTGTCCCTTTATGTGTCCACTCACGCCCTGCTAGCTATTGCAATCGACCG CTACTTCGTTGTCCAGGACGCCCAAAGACGACGGCTCCATGTGGGTTGGACATCACTGGTGATCTGGATGGTTGCCGTAGGGTTTGCAGTGCCGTCCATTCTCTATTCAGACGCACTTCCGTACCCCCACAGCGATAAAGTCTACTGTGGGATACTGTGGCCAATATCTTTACAGCACGTCTATAAGGGATATCACATCTTCCTGCTCATTGGCGAGTTCCTTCTCCCCGTGGTTGTCATGAGCGTGTTCTACTCATTCGTTGTCTGTAAAGTCTGGCGCAGAGAGTTTCCAGGGCAACGGAACGCGTCACACGACCGCATCCAGTCGCGCTCGCGCAAGAAGACCTTCCGTTTATTTGCGCTCTTTGTGATGTTCGTTCTTTGCTGGTCCCCGTATCACGTTTACGCCGTTGTGAGAGACTTCTACTTCGGAACCCTCATCAAGATTTCGACCAGCCCGAACATGTTCTACATGGCGCAGGCAATTGCAATGAGCAACAGTCTCATAAACACTATAGTCTATGTCGTTTTCAACGACAACATCACAAAGTACATCAAGATATTACCAAAGGACAGTTGGCAGTCGCTACAGCGCATGTGCAGGAGAAGAAAGCGTGCCCAATCGCGCGAACCTAGCAGAAGAACCCGACGCCTGCGCAGTGAGGATTTCCATTCAGGACTACACACCACGACCTCGCGAAACGGCAGTGTGCGCATGACAGCCGTCACGAACGTCACCGTGGAGACGCGGGCAGATGTGACCGTGACCGCTCTGTAG